A portion of the Meriones unguiculatus strain TT.TT164.6M chromosome 11, Bangor_MerUng_6.1, whole genome shotgun sequence genome contains these proteins:
- the Pirt gene encoding phosphoinositide-interacting protein — MTMEVLPKALEVDEASPESKDLLPSQTASSLCISSRSESVWTTTPRSNWEIYHKPIIIMSVGAAILLFGVAITCVAYILEEKHKVVPVLKMIGPAFLSLGLMMLVCGLVWVPIIKKKQKHRQKSNFFQSLKFFLLNR, encoded by the coding sequence ATGACAATGGAGGTGCTTCCCAAGGCCCTGGAGGTAGACGAGGCATCCCCGGAGTCCAAGGACCTGCTGCCCAGCCAGACGGCCAGCTCCCTGTGCATCAGCTCCAGAAGTGAATCTGTCTGGACCACCACCCCCAGGAGCAACTGGGAAATCTACCACAAGCCCATCATCATCATGTCAGTGGGCGCTGCCATTCTGCTCTTTGGCGTGGCCATCACCTGTGTGGCCTACATCTTGGAAGAGAAGCATAAGGTTGTGCCAGTCCTCAAGATGATAGGGCCTGCCTTCCTGTCCTTGGGACTCATGATGCTGGTGTGTGGGCTGGTGTGGGTGCCCATCATCAAAAAGAAGCAGAAGCATAGGCAGAAGTCTAACTTCTTCCAAAGCCTCAAGTTCTTCCTCCTGAACCGCTGA